GGGAGCAGGGTGCCGGGTCAGGTGTCGTCTGAGGTGCCGGCGATCTTGCCGAAGTTGCGGTCCTGAGGGGGCTCGGGGTCGTCCGGGCCCGTGATGTCGAGCCCGTAGTGGTGGTAGAGCTGGAGCTCCTGTTCGGGGGAGAGGTGACGGCCGACCCCGAAGTCGGGGGCGTCCTTGATCAAGGAGCGTTCGAAGGGGATGCGCAGGGTGCCCTCCACCAGCTCGCTCGGCTCCAGGGGGACGAAGGCGTCCCGGCTGAACAGGCCTGTGCGTATGGCCGCCCACTCCGGGACCCCGGTCGCGTCGTCGAGGTAGACCTCGTCGACAGTCCCGATTTTGGCTCCGTTGCGGTCGAACGCCTTGCGGCCGATCAGGTTTCGCGGATCGACATCGGTCTGCACGGGGCCCTCCAGCTGATCGCAACTCATCCGTAAGCACTACCAAAGTGCACATTGGTGACGGCGGCCACTCGAAGCCGGGGGCATTGTTGCCGCTGGTAGGCTGGCCATGGCTGCTGACCCCGTGCGGGAGAGTCCTCCGGATGACACCGGAGGCGCCGAAGGAGCAACTCCTCCCCGGAATCTCTCAGGCCCCTGTACCGCACGGACGAGGTCACTCTGGAAAGCAGGGCGGGCGTTCAGGCCTCCGCTCTCACCGACGGTGAAAGTCGGCATGCCCTTCGTGATGTGGGCACGCCGGTGAAGCTCTCAGGTTGAGATGACAGAGGGGGAGGCCGTCCGGGCACCCGCGCCGTGGTGCCCCTCGCAGGTCGTAGTGACCAGGAGGCCTCCGCAATGACCGCCAACCGTATTCCGCTTTCCCAGCTGGAGCAGGGAATCCCCTTCGAGCAGCGCCATATCGGTCCGGATGAAGCCGCGCAGGCCAAGATGCTCGCGCAGGTCGGGTACGGCTCGCTCGACGAGCTGACGGCGGCCGCGGTCCCGGACGTGATCAAGAGCGCTGAGGCGCTCGATCTTCCCGGGGCCCGCACCGAGGCCGAGGTGCTTGCCGAACTCCGCTCCCTCGCGGACCGCAACCAGGTCCTCGACTCGATGGTCGGACTCGGCTACTACGGCACGTTCACGCCGCCCGTCATCCTGCGCAACGTCATGGAGAACCCGGCCTGGTACACGGCGTACACGCCCTACCAGCCGGAGATCTCGCAGGGCCGGCTCGAGGCACTGCTCAACTTCCAGACGATGGTCGCCGAGCTGACCGGCCTGCCGACCTCGGGCGCCTCGCTGCTCGACGAGGGCACGGCCGCGGCCGAGGCCATGGCGCTGTCGCGGCGCATCGGCAAGGTCAAGAACGGCGCCTTCGTGGTCGACGCGGACGCGCTGCCGCAGACCATCGCCGTGATCCAGACGCGCGCGGAGCCGACCGGTGTCGAGGTCGTCGTCGCCGACCTCTCCGAGGGCATCCCGGCCGAGGTCGCCGAGCGCGGCGTCGTCGGCGTCCTGATCCAGTACCCCGGCGCCTCCGGAGCTGTCCGCGACATCAAGCCGGTCATAGAGCAGGCTCACGAGCTGGGTGCCGTCGTCACGGTCGCTGCCGATCTGCTCGCCCTCACGCTGCTGACCTCGCCCGGCGAGCTCGGCGCCGACATCGCCGTCGGTACCACGCAGCGCTTCGGCGTCCCGATGGGCTTCGGCGGGCCGCACGCCGGCTACATGGCGGTCCGCGAGAAGTTCGCGCGCAGCCTGCCCGGCCGCCTCGTGGGCGTCTCCGTCGACGCCGACGGCAACAAGGCGTACCGCCTCGCGCTGCAGACCCGTGAGCAGCACATCCGGCGCGAGAAGGCCACCAGCAACATCTGTACCGCTCAGGTGCTGCTCGCCGTCATGGCCGGCATGTACGCCGTGTACCACGGACCCGACGGACTCAAGGGCATCGCGCGGCGCACCCACCGGTACGCGACGCTGCTCGCCGAGGGCCTCAAGGCCGGCGGTGTCGAGGTCGTGCACGGCGCGTACTTCGACACCCTGACCGTGAAGGCCGCCGGGCGTGCCGCCGACATCGTCAGCGCCGCGCGCGAGGGTGGCGTCAACCTCCACCTGGTGGACGCCGACCACGTGTCGATCTCGTGTGACGAGACCACGACGCGTACCCAACTGGGCGCCGTCTGGACCGCGTTCGGTGTCGAGGCCGATGTCGACGCGCTCGACGCGGCCGCCGAGGACACGCTGCCCGCGGGCCTCCTGCGCGGGGACAGCTACCTGACGCACCCCGTGTTCCACGCGCACCGCTCCGAGACCTCGATGCTGCGCTACCTGCGCAAGCTGGCCGACCGGGACTACGCGCTCGACCGCGGCATGATCCCGCTGGGCTCCTGCACGATGAAGCTCAACGCGACGACGGAGATGGAGCCGGTCACCTGGCCCGAGTTCGGCCAGCTGCACCCCTTCGCGCCTGCCGAGCAGGCGCAGGGCTACCTCACGCTCATCCGTGAGCTGGAGGAGCGCCTCGCGGAGGTCACCGGCTACGACAAGGTGTCGCTCCAGCCGAACGCCGGTTCGCAGGGCGAGCTGGCCGGTCTCCTCGCCGTCCGCGGCTACCACCGCGCCAACGGCGACGACCAGCGCACCATCTGCCTCATCCCGTCGTCCGCGCACGGCACCAACGCCGCGAGCGCCGTGATGGCCGGCATGAAGGTCGTCGTCGTGAAGACGGCCGACGACGGCGAGATCGACATCGCCGACCTGCGCGCCAAGATCGAGCAGTACGCCGACGAGCTCGCCGTCCTGATGATCACCTACCCGTCGACGCACGGTGTGTTCGAGGAGCACGTTGCCGACATCTGCGCGCAGGTGCACGACGCCGGCGGCCAGGTCTACGTCGACGGCGCCAACCTGAACGCCCTGGTGGGCCTCGCCAAGCCGGGCCACTTCGGGGGCGACGTCTCGCATCTCAACCTGCACAAGACGTTCTGCATCCCGCACGGCGGCGGCGGTCCGGGCGTCGGCCCGGTCGGCGTCCGCGCGCACCTCGCGCCGTACCTGCCCAACCACCCGATGCAGCCCGCCGCCGGACCCGCGACCGGCGTCGGCCCGATCTCCGCGGCGCCGTGGGGCTCCGCGGGCATCCTGCCGATCTCGTGGGCGTATGTGCGTCTCATGGGCGGCGAGGGCCTCAAGCGGGCCACGCAGGTCGCGGTGCTGAGCGCCAACTACATCGCCAAGCGTCTCGAGCCGCACTTCCCGGTGCTGTACACGGGCCCCGGCGGCCTCGTCGCGCACGAGTGCATCATCGATCTGCGCCCGATCTCGAAGGCGACCGGCGTCAGCGTCGACGACATCGCCAAGCGGCTCATCGACTACGGGTTCCACGCGCCGACCATGTCGTTCCCGGTTGCCGGGACGCTGATGATCGAGCCGACCGAGAGCGAGGACCTGGCCGAGCTCGACCGGTTCTGCGAGGCGATGATCGCCATTCGCGGAGAGATCGAGAAGGTCGGTTCGGGCCGGTGGCCCGCCGAGGACAACCCGCTGCGCAACGCGCCGCACACCGCGGCCGCGCTCGGCGGCGAGTGGGAGCACGCGTACAGCCGCGAGGTGGCGGTCTTCCCCGCCGGTGTCGTGGCCGCCGACAAGTACTGGCCGCCGGTCCGCCGCATCGACCAGGCGTACGGCGACCGGAATCTCGTCTGCTCGTGCCCGCCCATGGACGCGTACGAGGACTGATACTCGCGCTGACATGCGTCAGGGCCGGTTCCGGGGTTTCCCGGGGCCGGCCCTTTCGTACGGGGGACGCCGTGGGCGTCCGGATCCGCTCAGGCCGCGGTCACGACGTGCACGGGGCGGTGCGGAGCGATGATCTGGCCGTTGGGCAGCAACTCACCGGTGTCCTCGAAGAGCAGGACGCCGTTGCAGAGCAGACTCCAGCCCTGTTCGGGGTGGTGGGCCACAGGGAGCGCGGCCTCCCGGTCGGCGGAGTCTGCGGACGGGCACGGTGGCTGGTGCTGGCACATGGATGGGATCTTTCCCTGTGAAGTGATGTCGGTGATGGGTGTGATGTCGCTGTCTGTCCTGCGGCTCGAATCGTTGTTCATGGCCGCCCCCCGTTTGTCGGTCGGTCCGGAACCCAGTGTTGCCCCACGGGCGTCAATCCGCAGGTATTTCGTCGCAGCGGTCCTCACTGGATGAGGACGCGTCACCCGTGCGGACGGTTCACCCCAACTGCACTGTCCCTTCGGGTGGTTCGGGGTGGCCTGACCGGGCTAGTCCGGAAGGGCGGGCCAGGGCACGGCTGCGCCCCGCGACCGGTCGGCATCGGTAGCGGGGCGCGGGCGCGTGAGGCGGCCCGGTCGCGTCAGGCGGGTGAGCCCAGAAGTGGCGCGGGGGTCAGTCGATGGGTGAGGACGGGCAGCAGTTCGGCGACCCGGTGTGGGCGGTGGGCGGCGATGCCGGGCGGCGCGGGCGCGAGCGGGACCAGGAGGTCACTGGCCGCGGGATGCCCCGTGGAGGCGTCGGCGTTGCAGTCCCCGTGCAGCCACAGGGTGAGCATGTACAGCTCCGGGACCGAGAGCAGACGCGGCTGGTAGGCCGCGGGCAGGGACTCGGCCTGGCGTAGCGCGCGTTCGGTGGCCGCGACGTACGGGCCCTCGAAGAAGTGCGAGAACGCCCAGCCGTCTGCGGTCAGCATCGTGTCGGCGGCGGCCACCGCGCGCTCCCCGCAGCGGATCAGAAACCGCCAGCCGGCGAGTCGGGTCGGCGAGGGGCCCGCGCTGCCCGTGACCCGGTCCAGTACGTGGACGGGCAACGGTAGTTCGGGGCTCGCCGGCCCTTGGGCGGAGCGCAGGGAGGGGGTGCGGGCCTCGCGGACTGCGGTGGGGGAACCGAGGGCCGTGAGGACGGTGCGCAGGGCGGGCGCGGGAGCCGGAGGGACATGCAGCGGCATGGTGGGTCGCCTCTCATTCGACAGGCACGGTGGATCGAGGGCGTGGCGGGACGAGCGGACGGCGCTGTCTGCTGACCGGGCCAGAGGGGGCGGGGGCAGGTACCGCGAGCGCCAACTCTCTGCCTCGTTCGCGGAGTTTATACGACGCGTGTTCACGCGGTGTTTCGGCTAGCCGTCTCGAAAATGCTCGGCAAGGCGTTATTCGGTCGGCGAGATGAGGGGAATCTCCCGATTTCCAGCGGAGCCGGGTCCGTGACCTCGTAATCTTCACGGCGAGCGGACGGCCGATTCTCGTCGGTGTTTATCACCAGGCTAGATGGAACCAGCGCTTCGACATGCTGCATGCCTCGTGAATGTGCCCCGTGACAACTGCTGCGAGCCTACTCGCCCGCGACGGAGAGCGGGGCGTTATCGATCACATTGCCTGGGCATCATCCACCGTGACACAGCGGCCGGGTGGCCGGGTCGACCATGCGAGGAGGGACGCTTCCATGGGGGAGAAGGTCGTGGCGGGCGCGTTCGACCTGTCCGATCGACGGCACTACCGCAGGAAGCTGCAGCAGTGTCTGGTGGGGCTCGAGAGGCTCCTGGAGGAGCAGCGGTTCGATCGCCCGAAGAATCTGATGGGCCTGGAGATCGAGTTGAATCTCGCAGGGGCCGACGGCATGCCGAAAATGATGAATGCGCAAGTTCTCGAGCGCATCGCGAGCCGTGATTTCCAGACCGAACTCGGAATGTTCAATCTGGAAGTGAACATTGCCCCCCATCGATTGGAAGGCCGGGTTCTCGACCGGCTCGCCGAGGAGCTCAGAACCGGCCTCGCCTATGCCCACCGGAAAGCGAACGAGGTGGACGCCGGGATCGTGATGATCGGCATTCTCCCGACGCTCGCGCCCGATGATCTCGTCTCCGCGAACCTGTCCGACGTGGACCGTTACAGCCTTCTCAACGACCAGATGGTGGCCGCGCGCGGCGAGGACTTCGTGGTCGACATCGACGGGGTGGAGCACCTGCGCTGCAGCTCGGGGTCCATAGTGACCGAAGCGGCGTGCACCTCCGTGCAGTTGCACCTCCAGGTCACGCCCGCCCGCTTCGCCGACGTGTGGAACGCCGCGCAGGCGGTCGCTGCCGTACAGGTCGCGGTCGGCGCCAACTCGCCGTTCCTGTTCGGACATGAGCTGTGGCGCGAATCGCGGCCGCCCCTGTTCCAGCAGTCGACCGACACCCGTCCGCCCGAGCTCCAGGCCCAAGGGGTGCGACCGCGCACCTGGTTCGGCGAGCGCTGGATCAGCAGCGCGTACGACCTCTTCGAGGAGAACCTGCGCTACTTCCCGCCTCTGCTGCCCCTGTGCGACGACGAGGAGCCGCTGCGCGTCATCGACGACGGCGGAGTCCCGGCACTCGGCGAACTCGTCCTGCACAACGGCACCGTCTACCGCTGGAACCGGCCCGTGTACGGGATAGCCGACGGCAAGCCGCACCTGCGCGTGGAGAACCGCGTCCTGCCCGCGGGCCCCACCGTCACCGACGTCATCGCGAACGTCGCGTTCTACTACGGCGTCGTACGCGCCCTCGCCGAGGACGCCCGCCCCGTCTGGACCCGTCTGCCCTTCGACGCGGCGGCCCGCAACTTCGACGAGGCGTGCCGGTACGGGATCGAGGCGAGCCTGGACTGGCCGCGCCGGGGCCGTTTCGGCGGGGTCGAGAAGGTGCCCGTCGTGACGCTCGTACGGGACGAGCTGCTGCCGCTGGCCGCCGCCGGGCTCGACGCCTGGGGGGTCGAGGCGGCCGACCGTGACTTCTACCTCGGGGTGATCGAGGAGCGCTGCCGGCGGCGGGTCAACGGGGCGTCGTGGCAGGCGGCCACGTTCCACCGCGCGCTGGAGAGCGGCCTGGAGCGCGACGCGGCGCTCGCGGCGACCACCCGGCGCTACTGCGAGCTGATGCACGCCGGGGACCCGGTGCACACGTGGCTGGTGGGGCTCCCGGCACCGGCGGTGCAACTGGGCTGATGGGCATGTCGGTTGAGCCCGGTCAGCCCTTGGCGCCCGCCTCCACGATCGCCTTGAGGATCACCGCGTGGATCTGGGCCGGGTCGCTGACCTGGTGACCGGAGCCGCCGGTGGCCCCGGCGATCTGCTCGACCTCGTCCTTGTCGGCGTCCGGGCCGACCGCGATGGCGATGAGCGGCACCGGGTGCTGAGGGTCGGCGAGACTCTGGAGCCGCGAGACGAGATGGCTGCGCGAGATGGAGCCGAGGTCCTGGTTCGCGCCGTCGGTCACGACCACGAGGGCGTTGAACTTGCCGCTCCGGTAGGACGACGTCGCCTCCTCGTAGGCCGCGAGCGTCGTGTCGTAAAGACCCGTGGCGCCGCCCGGAACAGGCTGGAGACCGCTGAACGCCTCGGACAGCCTGTCGCGCTGGGTGCCGCCGCCCTTGCGGTCGCCGAGGCGCTCGGTGGGGACGAGCTTGCGGTAGTCGCGGTTCCCGTCGAGGAGCGTGGCGAACTCCCACAGGCCGATCTCGTCCTCGGGCGTGAACGTGGCGAGCGCCTGGAGCATCGACGCCTTCGTGACCTCCATACGGGACTGGTTGCGGCCCGGCACGTAGTTCGCCATGGAGGCGGAGGCGTCCACGACCACGGTGATCCGGGCACTCTGCACCGTGATCGTCCACACGCCGAGGGTTTCCTGGAGCTCCTTGTCCGTCGGCGGCTCGGAGTCCGACGTCGCGTACGGCTGCGGGCTGCGGCCGCCCGCCCCGGCGACCACGGCGTCCGAGGGCTCCTCGTCGTCCGTCCGGAAGCCGTGCCTGTCCAGGATCCGGATGCCGGCGTCCTCGCCGAGCAGGGTCATGAAGCGGATGGCGGCCCGCCGCTCGTCCGTCGACTTGTCGCCTTCATCGACCAGGGCGAACGGGAAGTCGAGCTGCGGCGAGCCGTCCTTCGGGTAGAAGAGGTCGAGCCCGTCCTTGTCGCCGGCGGTCGCGTTGTACCGGAAGGAGGACTGCTCGGAGAGGAACAGCGCCTGGTTGCGGCGCGGATTGCCCTGCTCGGTGCCGGAGGAGTCGCGCGCCAGGGTGTCGGTCAGCCGGCCGTCGCTGTCGGTGGTGCGCTGCGAGAGCGCCTTGGCCATGGCGGCGGCCTGGGTGTCGCCCTCCGACCCGGACTTCTTGGTGGAGGCGCCCAGCTGGGTCAGGGCGAGGAGACCGGTCGCGCTGCGCGCGGGGTCGGCGGTCCCGAGCCGCAGCTTGTCGCCCTCCATGGCCGCGCCGGTCAACTGCGCCCAGGTGTAATGCTTCGCGGGCCAGCCCATGCTCTTCGCGGCCGACGGCACCATGCTGATGCCGATGGGGGAGGAGGCTATGTTGCCCATCGCCGTGACCGGGGTGGCGTTCCCGCCGAGGCCGGCGCGCTGGATCCACAGACTCGAATCCGGCACCCACGCCTCGTAGTCTCCTGCGCCCTTCCCGCCCTTCCGCAGGGAATCGGCGATCTTGTACGAGTCGCCCGCCTGCACGCGGGTGTCGAGGCACTGCCCGTCGGAGGTCAGATGCTTCTTGCGGGCGAGGTCCGCGGCGTCGCGCAGCGCGGGGGCGACATCGGGCGAGGCAGCGATGTCGAGGTGGACCGTCTTGCCGTCGCAGGCCCCGCCGAAGGAGAGCAGGCCGCTCCTGGCCGCGAGAGCCGTGCCCCCGGCGACCACCAGGACCAGCGCCGTCGCGATGGCCACGGTCCGGCCGCGCGTGCGAGGGCGGGGGCCGACCGCGTCCGTCCCATACTCGTCGGGCAAGCTGTGACGTCCCATGCGGTGGTGCCCTTCCTTCGGTCTGGCCCGACGGAAGGGGAGAGGTACACCAAAGAACGGCCTTCGTCCCCCCGGCCTGTCGCGCGCGATCTTCGTACCTGTATTCGAGACCCTAGCGGGGCTAGGTGGGGGATGAGGCGGGATTACTCAACTGGAGGCAGGTGTGCAGGCGGAGGCGGGTGCGGTGGCCGATTCTTTTCCGAACGAGCGGCTTTCGCGACGGATTCTTCGGAACGAGACACTGCTCGTCCTGGCGCTCTCGCTCGGTGCGAGCGGAGTGTCCGCGCTGATCAGCTTTGTCGGATCGGTCACCAAACCGGGGGGCCTGAAGGACCAGGCGGCGACCCTGAACGCCTCGGCGGCTCCCGGGCGGCCGTGGCTTGATCTGGCGTGGCAGTTGTTCGGGATCGCGAGCGCGCTCGTGCCGGTCGCGCTCGTCGCGCATCTGCTGCTGCGCGAGGGCGCCGGGATGCGGACGATCGGCTTCGACCGTACGAGACCGTTCTTCGACGCGACCCGTGGCGCGGTGATCGCGGCGGTCATCGGCAGCACGGGTATCGCCTTCTACCTGGCGGCCCGTGGCCTCGGCTTCAACCTCACGGTGGTGCCGGAGGCGCTGCCCGACGTGTGGTGGAAGTATCCGGTCCTGGTCCTCTCGGCGATCCAGAACTCCGTCCTGGAGGAGGTGATCGTCGTCGGCTATCTGCTGCGCAGGCTGGGGCAGTTGGGCTGGACGCCCGGCACGGCGATCGTGGCCAGCTCGGTGCTGCGCGGCTCGTACCACCTCTACCAGGGCATCGGCGGCTTCTTCGGGAACCTCGCGATGGGCCTGGTCTTCGCGTATCTGTACCGGCGGT
The DNA window shown above is from Streptomyces sp. NBC_01445 and carries:
- a CDS encoding PRC-barrel domain-containing protein; translated protein: MQTDVDPRNLIGRKAFDRNGAKIGTVDEVYLDDATGVPEWAAIRTGLFSRDAFVPLEPSELVEGTLRIPFERSLIKDAPDFGVGRHLSPEQELQLYHHYGLDITGPDDPEPPQDRNFGKIAGTSDDT
- the gcvP gene encoding aminomethyl-transferring glycine dehydrogenase → MTANRIPLSQLEQGIPFEQRHIGPDEAAQAKMLAQVGYGSLDELTAAAVPDVIKSAEALDLPGARTEAEVLAELRSLADRNQVLDSMVGLGYYGTFTPPVILRNVMENPAWYTAYTPYQPEISQGRLEALLNFQTMVAELTGLPTSGASLLDEGTAAAEAMALSRRIGKVKNGAFVVDADALPQTIAVIQTRAEPTGVEVVVADLSEGIPAEVAERGVVGVLIQYPGASGAVRDIKPVIEQAHELGAVVTVAADLLALTLLTSPGELGADIAVGTTQRFGVPMGFGGPHAGYMAVREKFARSLPGRLVGVSVDADGNKAYRLALQTREQHIRREKATSNICTAQVLLAVMAGMYAVYHGPDGLKGIARRTHRYATLLAEGLKAGGVEVVHGAYFDTLTVKAAGRAADIVSAAREGGVNLHLVDADHVSISCDETTTRTQLGAVWTAFGVEADVDALDAAAEDTLPAGLLRGDSYLTHPVFHAHRSETSMLRYLRKLADRDYALDRGMIPLGSCTMKLNATTEMEPVTWPEFGQLHPFAPAEQAQGYLTLIRELEERLAEVTGYDKVSLQPNAGSQGELAGLLAVRGYHRANGDDQRTICLIPSSAHGTNAASAVMAGMKVVVVKTADDGEIDIADLRAKIEQYADELAVLMITYPSTHGVFEEHVADICAQVHDAGGQVYVDGANLNALVGLAKPGHFGGDVSHLNLHKTFCIPHGGGGPGVGPVGVRAHLAPYLPNHPMQPAAGPATGVGPISAAPWGSAGILPISWAYVRLMGGEGLKRATQVAVLSANYIAKRLEPHFPVLYTGPGGLVAHECIIDLRPISKATGVSVDDIAKRLIDYGFHAPTMSFPVAGTLMIEPTESEDLAELDRFCEAMIAIRGEIEKVGSGRWPAEDNPLRNAPHTAAALGGEWEHAYSREVAVFPAGVVAADKYWPPVRRIDQAYGDRNLVCSCPPMDAYED
- a CDS encoding DUF5999 family protein produces the protein MCQHQPPCPSADSADREAALPVAHHPEQGWSLLCNGVLLFEDTGELLPNGQIIAPHRPVHVVTAA
- a CDS encoding glutamate-cysteine ligase family protein; the encoded protein is MGEKVVAGAFDLSDRRHYRRKLQQCLVGLERLLEEQRFDRPKNLMGLEIELNLAGADGMPKMMNAQVLERIASRDFQTELGMFNLEVNIAPHRLEGRVLDRLAEELRTGLAYAHRKANEVDAGIVMIGILPTLAPDDLVSANLSDVDRYSLLNDQMVAARGEDFVVDIDGVEHLRCSSGSIVTEAACTSVQLHLQVTPARFADVWNAAQAVAAVQVAVGANSPFLFGHELWRESRPPLFQQSTDTRPPELQAQGVRPRTWFGERWISSAYDLFEENLRYFPPLLPLCDDEEPLRVIDDGGVPALGELVLHNGTVYRWNRPVYGIADGKPHLRVENRVLPAGPTVTDVIANVAFYYGVVRALAEDARPVWTRLPFDAAARNFDEACRYGIEASLDWPRRGRFGGVEKVPVVTLVRDELLPLAAAGLDAWGVEAADRDFYLGVIEERCRRRVNGASWQAATFHRALESGLERDAALAATTRRYCELMHAGDPVHTWLVGLPAPAVQLG
- a CDS encoding substrate-binding and VWA domain-containing protein, with amino-acid sequence MGRHSLPDEYGTDAVGPRPRTRGRTVAIATALVLVVAGGTALAARSGLLSFGGACDGKTVHLDIAASPDVAPALRDAADLARKKHLTSDGQCLDTRVQAGDSYKIADSLRKGGKGAGDYEAWVPDSSLWIQRAGLGGNATPVTAMGNIASSPIGISMVPSAAKSMGWPAKHYTWAQLTGAAMEGDKLRLGTADPARSATGLLALTQLGASTKKSGSEGDTQAAAMAKALSQRTTDSDGRLTDTLARDSSGTEQGNPRRNQALFLSEQSSFRYNATAGDKDGLDLFYPKDGSPQLDFPFALVDEGDKSTDERRAAIRFMTLLGEDAGIRILDRHGFRTDDEEPSDAVVAGAGGRSPQPYATSDSEPPTDKELQETLGVWTITVQSARITVVVDASASMANYVPGRNQSRMEVTKASMLQALATFTPEDEIGLWEFATLLDGNRDYRKLVPTERLGDRKGGGTQRDRLSEAFSGLQPVPGGATGLYDTTLAAYEEATSSYRSGKFNALVVVTDGANQDLGSISRSHLVSRLQSLADPQHPVPLIAIAVGPDADKDEVEQIAGATGGSGHQVSDPAQIHAVILKAIVEAGAKG
- a CDS encoding CPBP family intramembrane glutamic endopeptidase, with the translated sequence MQAEAGAVADSFPNERLSRRILRNETLLVLALSLGASGVSALISFVGSVTKPGGLKDQAATLNASAAPGRPWLDLAWQLFGIASALVPVALVAHLLLREGAGMRTIGFDRTRPFFDATRGAVIAAVIGSTGIAFYLAARGLGFNLTVVPEALPDVWWKYPVLVLSAIQNSVLEEVIVVGYLLRRLGQLGWTPGTAIVASSVLRGSYHLYQGIGGFFGNLAMGLVFAYLYRRWGRVGPLVVAHSLLDIGAFVGYALLAGKVGWLPTA